The following coding sequences are from one bacterium SCSIO 12741 window:
- a CDS encoding Crp/Fnr family transcriptional regulator encodes MNERESLIAFLNYIHPLPEEVMEEFVDAWKPFEASRKQLLTREGDVENYIYFVTEGIQRSYYIKDDKEHVIAFTYAPSFSGIPESFITQTPSLYYLECITPSRFLRMPRQQLEVLLEEHRSIERLFRISTEQILIGFIHRHYELLALSIEERFKTFLQRSPHLLNQIPHKHLASYLGMAPSNFSKLLGTVQL; translated from the coding sequence ATGAATGAACGGGAATCACTCATCGCCTTTTTAAACTACATCCACCCCCTGCCAGAAGAGGTTATGGAAGAATTTGTGGATGCCTGGAAACCTTTTGAAGCCAGTAGAAAGCAGCTGCTCACCAGAGAGGGCGACGTGGAGAATTACATCTACTTTGTAACCGAAGGAATTCAACGCTCTTACTACATCAAAGACGATAAAGAGCACGTCATTGCCTTTACCTATGCTCCCTCCTTTTCGGGAATTCCGGAGTCCTTTATCACACAAACGCCATCGCTGTATTACCTGGAATGCATAACACCATCCCGCTTTTTGCGAATGCCCCGGCAACAGCTGGAGGTTCTTCTGGAAGAGCACCGCTCGATTGAACGGCTATTCCGAATTTCTACCGAGCAAATTTTGATTGGCTTTATTCACCGCCACTATGAATTACTGGCCTTGAGCATTGAAGAGCGTTTTAAGACCTTCTTGCAGCGCAGTCCTCATCTTCTGAATCAGATTCCGCATAAGCACCTGGCCTCCTATTTGGGTATGGCTCCAAGCAATTTCAGCAAACTTCTGGGTACGGTACAATTGTAA
- a CDS encoding YkgJ family cysteine cluster protein: protein MEKDPKKSKELAQNRRKAYRKLTNRLGKMPAKKLDPLFHDLHDEVFEEMDCLICANCCKTTSPLFINKDVERIAAHLGMKAYDFEKKYLRTDEDGDLVFQQAPCPFLGEDNYCSIYSVRPRACREYPHTNRKNMYQILDLTFKNTRVCPAVLEIFERLPQKLD from the coding sequence ATGGAAAAGGATCCCAAGAAATCGAAGGAGTTGGCCCAGAATCGTCGAAAAGCTTACCGCAAGCTGACTAATCGATTGGGAAAAATGCCGGCTAAGAAACTGGATCCTCTTTTTCATGATTTGCACGATGAGGTGTTTGAAGAAATGGATTGCCTCATTTGTGCCAATTGCTGTAAAACCACGAGTCCGCTTTTTATTAATAAAGATGTGGAGCGGATTGCTGCACATTTAGGCATGAAGGCCTACGATTTTGAAAAGAAGTACTTACGTACCGATGAAGATGGGGATTTGGTTTTTCAACAGGCTCCCTGTCCTTTTCTGGGCGAGGATAACTATTGCTCGATCTATTCGGTGAGACCAAGAGCCTGTAGAGAGTATCCGCATACCAACCGAAAAAACATGTACCAGATTCTGGATCTGACTTTCAAAAATACCCGGGTTTGTCCTGCGGTATTGGAAATCTTTGAACGCCTTCCTCAAAAACTGGATTAA
- a CDS encoding cytochrome-c peroxidase — MNIRTAQLLSLVATLCILLAFRSNGDQAPSDVAREIMNTSSSHLLDELNHLSQILRDGSEAEREEHFKKARLHYKRAEMLHAYFFPGRESFINGAPVMHFETEVQVVDMEEPHGFQVLEEALFAESTPDYTKAQSEIEVITHWISQNQKDFTNVYLEDRQLFEAVREEIIRINSLGISGFDSPVLSHSLPEAHAALKSCLELIDPYFHSSPQTEKIGAETKALFAQTIQSTSSGDFHSFNRALFIRNYSDPLYGNLLDLQQANQIETRDLVYNTPQRVNYSARSIFAEDFLDPNAFSRFSYMKPSEKLVELGQKLFFDPVLSGNNKRACASCHDPKNGFADGVPKSLAMDGKGTVDRNSPTLLNASYQNNFFWDLRSEHLNDQIDHVVKSEKEFHTNYNDMIARLKQSDEYQKLFNEAYERENKAIGISSIKHALSQYIRTLNALNSPFDQYMRGETDEIDPEVLKGFNLFMGKAACGSCHFAPMFNGTVPPRFTETEGEVLGVAQTSENKTLDPDPGRYGIQTAYHNPYLKGQFKTPTVRNVSITGPYMHNGAYATLKEVMEFYNEGGGEGLGLDPLHQTLAADKLDLSDQEIQSVITFMEALTDTSRVFEIPGSLPRFPESLSWNDRKIGGEY; from the coding sequence ATGAACATTCGTACTGCTCAATTACTAAGTCTTGTCGCCACCTTATGCATCTTACTGGCCTTTCGTTCCAACGGAGATCAGGCACCTTCTGATGTAGCCCGAGAAATTATGAACACCAGTTCCTCCCATCTTTTGGATGAACTAAATCACCTATCCCAAATTCTGAGGGATGGCTCGGAGGCAGAAAGGGAAGAGCATTTCAAAAAGGCACGATTGCACTACAAAAGAGCAGAAATGCTGCACGCCTATTTCTTTCCAGGCAGAGAGTCCTTTATCAACGGAGCACCTGTTATGCACTTTGAAACCGAAGTGCAGGTGGTGGACATGGAAGAGCCACATGGCTTTCAAGTATTGGAGGAAGCTTTGTTTGCTGAATCCACCCCTGATTACACCAAGGCCCAATCAGAAATTGAGGTTATTACCCACTGGATTAGCCAAAACCAAAAAGATTTTACCAACGTTTACCTCGAAGATCGCCAGCTTTTTGAAGCGGTAAGAGAGGAAATTATTCGCATTAATTCCCTGGGAATTTCTGGATTTGATTCTCCTGTTCTCAGCCATTCATTGCCAGAAGCACATGCTGCACTTAAAAGTTGCCTGGAATTGATCGATCCCTATTTTCATTCATCTCCTCAAACCGAGAAAATAGGAGCGGAAACCAAAGCGTTGTTTGCTCAAACTATTCAAAGTACCTCTTCCGGTGATTTCCATTCCTTTAACCGGGCCTTGTTTATCCGTAACTACAGCGACCCACTTTATGGAAACTTGCTCGACCTGCAACAAGCCAACCAGATTGAAACCCGTGATTTGGTGTACAACACGCCTCAACGGGTCAACTATTCTGCCCGATCCATTTTTGCAGAAGACTTTTTGGACCCAAACGCTTTTTCCCGATTCTCCTACATGAAGCCCAGTGAGAAATTGGTGGAACTTGGGCAGAAGTTGTTCTTCGATCCCGTGTTAAGCGGAAACAACAAAAGAGCCTGTGCTTCTTGCCACGATCCTAAAAACGGATTTGCTGATGGCGTTCCCAAAAGCCTGGCAATGGATGGGAAAGGAACGGTGGATAGAAATTCACCCACCTTACTCAACGCATCTTACCAAAACAACTTCTTCTGGGATTTAAGATCCGAACACCTCAACGATCAAATCGATCATGTGGTAAAAAGCGAAAAGGAATTTCACACCAACTACAACGACATGATCGCCCGTTTAAAGCAAAGTGATGAGTACCAAAAACTCTTTAACGAAGCCTACGAACGGGAAAACAAAGCCATCGGTATTTCGTCTATCAAACATGCGTTGTCCCAGTACATCAGAACCTTGAATGCCCTCAATTCTCCGTTTGACCAATACATGCGTGGAGAGACGGATGAAATCGATCCTGAGGTGCTGAAAGGATTTAACCTCTTCATGGGAAAGGCGGCATGTGGAAGTTGTCATTTTGCCCCGATGTTCAATGGTACTGTACCTCCGCGATTTACCGAAACTGAGGGTGAAGTCTTGGGTGTAGCGCAGACTTCTGAAAACAAAACACTGGACCCTGACCCAGGACGATATGGAATTCAAACCGCCTACCATAATCCTTACCTCAAAGGTCAATTTAAAACGCCTACGGTTCGCAATGTTTCCATTACAGGACCCTATATGCATAATGGTGCTTATGCAACCTTGAAGGAGGTCATGGAATTTTACAACGAAGGTGGTGGCGAAGGTTTAGGATTAGATCCGCTGCACCAAACCCTGGCGGCGGATAAGTTGGATCTGTCTGATCAGGAAATTCAGTCCGTCATCACTTTTATGGAAGCCCTTACCGATACTTCTCGGGTTTTTGAAATCCCTGGTTCCTTGCCTCGATTCCCAGAGTCACTCTCGTGGAACGATCGCAAAATAGGAGGGGAGTATTAG
- a CDS encoding alpha/beta fold hydrolase: MHPLKKNSWFNAEEYPFTENYFNTGHGKLHYVDEGQGDPILWIHGTPTWSFLYRDQIRAFRDQYRCIAPDHLGFGLSDKPKEGKLNPEFHAQQLSNLVNDLDLKNITLVVHDFGGPIGWGMALQNPERIKRIVVLNTWLWSTQEDPAVQKIDRLVNSWLGRFLYYKMNFSSRVLLPQGFHDRKKLTSDLKKHYGFPFSKSADRTGPYHLAQALAGSSDWYEEQKQKLGLLKDVPKMLIWGSHDKFLKKEYLDRWKELIPEATIKEVDAGHFLQEEKPENLNRHIREFIA; the protein is encoded by the coding sequence ATGCATCCACTCAAAAAAAACAGCTGGTTTAACGCAGAAGAATACCCCTTTACCGAAAACTATTTCAACACGGGTCACGGTAAATTGCACTACGTAGACGAAGGCCAGGGAGATCCCATTTTGTGGATCCATGGAACACCTACCTGGTCGTTTTTGTACCGCGATCAAATTCGTGCATTTCGGGATCAATACCGGTGCATTGCTCCGGATCATCTGGGGTTTGGACTATCCGATAAACCGAAGGAAGGTAAGCTTAACCCTGAGTTTCATGCCCAACAACTAAGCAATCTGGTAAATGATCTGGATCTCAAGAACATTACCTTGGTTGTTCATGACTTTGGCGGCCCTATTGGATGGGGAATGGCTTTGCAAAATCCAGAGCGAATAAAGCGGATTGTGGTTCTCAATACCTGGCTCTGGAGCACCCAGGAAGATCCGGCGGTTCAAAAGATCGATCGCTTAGTGAATAGCTGGCTTGGCCGGTTTCTGTACTACAAGATGAATTTCTCCTCCCGTGTCCTGCTGCCGCAAGGTTTTCACGATCGCAAGAAACTGACCTCGGATCTCAAAAAGCACTATGGTTTTCCTTTTTCCAAATCAGCAGACCGAACAGGCCCCTATCACCTGGCTCAAGCCCTGGCCGGGTCATCAGATTGGTATGAAGAGCAAAAGCAAAAACTGGGTCTTCTTAAAGACGTTCCCAAAATGCTCATCTGGGGAAGTCACGACAAATTCCTTAAAAAGGAATACCTCGATCGCTGGAAGGAACTAATACCGGAAGCCACGATAAAGGAGGTCGACGCTGGCCACTTCTTGCAGGAAGAAAAACCGGAGAACCTCAACCGGCATATCCGTGAATTTATAGCCTAA
- a CDS encoding T9SS type A sorting domain-containing protein, which produces MQGRNQQKDALISGPFRMEMADPRTVEIEYAHTSRSSQVFSDCMNIYLKEASGANLCDTNPWVLFNSACGDSLTTIPDQTTYFFPGENDWTTLKISDFDYDKFYIKIEGINDFGNNLYVRSLDVIYSTLSSVEDLGSKPTSWSLFPNPVGQNLQIESKEEWVALSIYGSDGRLLKSENSEPFVNYDLDVSDLNSGVYLLVLTNSKGSSESQKFIKE; this is translated from the coding sequence ATGCAAGGGCGAAACCAACAAAAGGATGCGCTCATTTCCGGACCGTTTAGAATGGAAATGGCCGATCCCAGGACCGTGGAAATTGAATATGCGCATACCTCAAGATCGTCTCAGGTTTTTAGCGATTGCATGAATATCTACCTCAAAGAGGCCAGCGGCGCTAATTTATGTGATACCAATCCGTGGGTTCTTTTCAATTCAGCCTGTGGGGATTCGCTAACAACCATACCGGATCAAACGACCTATTTCTTCCCTGGAGAAAACGATTGGACGACTCTCAAAATTTCTGATTTCGATTACGATAAGTTTTACATCAAAATTGAAGGGATTAATGACTTTGGTAATAATTTGTACGTTAGGAGTTTAGATGTGATTTATTCTACCTTGTCATCGGTGGAAGATTTAGGTTCCAAACCTACTTCCTGGTCCTTGTTTCCGAATCCGGTGGGCCAAAATCTTCAAATTGAATCAAAAGAGGAATGGGTAGCCTTAAGCATTTATGGATCAGATGGAAGATTACTAAAATCAGAAAACTCAGAGCCTTTTGTCAACTATGATCTGGACGTATCCGATTTGAACTCCGGTGTATACTTGTTGGTATTGACCAACAGTAAGGGTAGTTCGGAATCACAAAAATTTATCAAAGAATAG
- a CDS encoding DNA alkylation repair protein codes for MEPLKNLISEKLILQYADEIHALHASFDRKSFLNAVLNEQWEERELKDRINHLAITIHEHMQLDFNQEMEVLEQVAANLPTGFEFMVLPTVVEKYGLDEVTRSLKAIHWLTRFSTGEFAIRPFIKADPKGIMDTMLKWSKDENEHVRRLSSEGCRPRLPWGGNLKMFQNDPAPILPILENLKSDPSLYVRKSVANNLNDISKDNPEMVLDIAERWMKKATKETQWIVKHALRGLLKQPHPRALELFGYGNPEKVVVRNLRLDQAKPKMGDTLNFDFEVEAPQTGKLRIEYIIYYQKKNGKQAPKVFQVSEGEWKKGEKRLFSKKQSLADMTTRKHHPGLHDLRIRVNGEEKTSQEFTLMA; via the coding sequence ATGGAACCACTGAAAAACCTGATTAGTGAAAAGCTCATCCTACAATATGCGGATGAGATTCACGCCTTGCATGCTTCTTTTGATCGCAAGTCCTTTCTGAATGCTGTTTTAAATGAGCAATGGGAAGAGCGGGAATTAAAAGACAGAATCAACCACTTGGCAATTACTATTCATGAGCACATGCAATTGGATTTTAATCAGGAGATGGAAGTTTTGGAACAGGTTGCTGCCAATTTGCCTACTGGTTTTGAATTCATGGTTTTACCGACAGTTGTAGAAAAATACGGACTCGATGAGGTGACGCGTTCTCTCAAAGCTATTCACTGGCTGACCCGGTTTAGTACCGGAGAATTTGCCATTCGTCCCTTCATCAAAGCCGATCCGAAAGGAATCATGGATACGATGCTGAAATGGTCGAAGGATGAGAACGAACATGTAAGAAGACTCTCCAGTGAAGGGTGCAGACCCCGATTGCCTTGGGGAGGAAACCTCAAAATGTTTCAAAACGATCCGGCTCCCATTTTACCCATTCTCGAAAATCTGAAGAGCGATCCTTCCTTATATGTAAGAAAAAGTGTGGCCAACAACCTCAACGACATTTCTAAAGACAATCCTGAAATGGTCCTGGATATCGCTGAACGTTGGATGAAAAAGGCCACAAAAGAAACCCAATGGATTGTTAAGCATGCTTTGAGGGGACTTTTAAAACAACCTCATCCCAGAGCGCTCGAGCTTTTTGGATATGGAAATCCGGAAAAAGTGGTGGTGCGCAATTTAAGGCTGGATCAAGCTAAACCGAAAATGGGGGATACGCTCAACTTTGACTTTGAAGTAGAAGCCCCTCAAACAGGTAAATTGCGCATAGAGTACATCATCTACTACCAAAAGAAAAACGGCAAGCAGGCGCCCAAGGTTTTTCAAGTTTCGGAAGGCGAGTGGAAGAAAGGGGAAAAGAGGCTGTTTTCCAAAAAACAATCCCTGGCCGATATGACCACCCGAAAGCACCATCCGGGATTACACGATCTACGCATTCGCGTTAACGGAGAAGAAAAGACGAGTCAGGAATTTACTTTAATGGCCTAA
- a CDS encoding DUF839 domain-containing protein: MKNIYTSALALLIGGAALAQAPFPPLEENFYDSTTHTTDLKEVVVPASPLKYDVLFTGGTDMVFNKNGQSAVAKEWQDFTGYVPIDGRSDSGFVIVNHERLQADAVNGNGGGMTVFTARFNKTSKKWEVVDPGNGQKFRNVDFTAVGGTGANCGGIQTAWGKVFTAEEWGSAFRDNATISSWSDTTDWNVTSFNGSAENTTIPRYKNYQYMVEVDVANAKAVRKNYNMGRYDHEGGWIAPDEKTVYLSDDASSGSVFFKFVADQVRDFSKGQLYAYKQSTDGNGGSWLTIPMVLDSCINARSVALRMGATIFMRLEWVDGKGDMVYITETGRGKEFNISGAMALGGKPAKHLAAMDTDNDGKAVDMFGRVLRFNASNNKMEIMLEGGGDLDGNNVPTGNHLSSPDGLAMAEINGKTWLAINEDMNPKGMPANPAHFGSKLNEVYFLDITGDAAGKTYQVSELVRFLAGPKGCETTGGRFTPDGMTYFVNIQHPDATPGVNNAPFDHSVTIAVTGFDEFLTLGTAPEFKQESTFSVWPNPVSRELHLSKVTDVRVIEMATGRVVKVKRNTNALDISTLAPGTYAVQTIDGEVQRVIVE; encoded by the coding sequence ATGAAAAACATTTACACTTCAGCACTTGCTCTTTTGATCGGAGGTGCAGCCTTAGCACAGGCACCATTCCCACCATTGGAAGAGAATTTCTACGATTCTACAACACACACAACAGATTTGAAAGAAGTAGTAGTTCCTGCTTCTCCGCTTAAATACGATGTATTGTTCACGGGTGGAACAGACATGGTATTCAACAAAAATGGTCAGTCGGCAGTTGCCAAAGAATGGCAGGATTTTACCGGATATGTTCCCATCGACGGTAGAAGTGACTCTGGATTCGTAATCGTAAACCACGAAAGACTTCAAGCCGATGCCGTAAACGGAAACGGTGGTGGTATGACTGTATTTACTGCTCGTTTCAACAAGACTTCTAAAAAATGGGAAGTAGTTGATCCAGGAAACGGACAAAAATTCCGCAACGTAGATTTTACTGCTGTTGGTGGTACGGGTGCCAACTGTGGTGGTATTCAAACTGCTTGGGGTAAAGTATTTACCGCTGAAGAGTGGGGAAGTGCATTTAGAGACAATGCTACCATTTCAAGCTGGTCGGACACGACTGACTGGAATGTAACTTCCTTCAACGGATCGGCTGAAAACACAACCATTCCACGATACAAAAACTACCAGTACATGGTAGAGGTTGACGTAGCCAATGCTAAAGCCGTAAGAAAGAACTACAACATGGGACGTTACGACCACGAAGGTGGATGGATCGCTCCAGATGAAAAGACCGTTTACTTGTCAGACGATGCTTCTTCGGGATCTGTATTCTTCAAATTCGTTGCCGATCAAGTTCGTGATTTCTCCAAAGGACAATTGTATGCTTACAAGCAGTCTACCGATGGAAACGGCGGTTCTTGGTTAACCATTCCTATGGTTTTGGATTCTTGTATTAATGCTCGTAGCGTAGCCTTGCGCATGGGTGCTACCATCTTCATGCGTTTGGAGTGGGTTGATGGAAAAGGCGATATGGTTTACATCACCGAAACGGGTAGAGGTAAAGAGTTTAACATTTCAGGAGCAATGGCATTGGGTGGAAAGCCTGCCAAGCACTTGGCTGCTATGGATACTGACAACGATGGTAAAGCCGTGGATATGTTCGGTCGTGTATTGCGCTTCAACGCATCTAACAACAAAATGGAAATCATGCTTGAAGGTGGCGGTGATTTGGACGGAAACAACGTTCCAACCGGAAACCACTTGAGCTCTCCAGATGGATTGGCCATGGCTGAGATTAACGGAAAGACCTGGTTGGCTATCAACGAGGATATGAACCCAAAAGGAATGCCTGCTAACCCGGCTCACTTTGGTAGCAAATTGAACGAAGTTTACTTCCTGGATATTACGGGTGATGCGGCTGGTAAAACTTACCAGGTATCTGAATTGGTACGTTTCTTAGCGGGTCCAAAAGGATGCGAAACAACAGGTGGACGCTTTACTCCTGATGGAATGACTTATTTCGTAAACATCCAGCACCCCGATGCAACTCCAGGTGTTAACAACGCTCCATTCGATCACTCGGTAACCATCGCTGTTACTGGATTTGATGAGTTCCTTACTTTGGGTACAGCTCCGGAATTCAAACAAGAAAGCACTTTTTCCGTATGGCCTAACCCAGTTAGCCGTGAGCTTCACTTAAGCAAAGTAACCGACGTTCGTGTTATCGAAATGGCTACCGGTCGTGTGGTTAAAGTGAAAAGAAATACAAACGCATTAGACATCTCTACCTTGGCTCCAGGTACCTACGCGGTACAGACCATTGATGGTGAGGTGCAGAGGGTAATTGTAGAATAA
- a CDS encoding T9SS type A sorting domain-containing protein, which yields MNKLTIIFTVLLFLDFTAGAQVLPKIVSVKTTKKADCVGVGATIEVTLTDTLSSFWTGLNVHLGTNTNNSERSGTSTYLGNKKYQITGVNVFPLQMLSAIVEANNGWGTYGGLSSSSCPSSQFCFPHEFYIESEVLYIGKGQMAGAAVPGKVTLELCRNGDSAKVLTNLPGKAPYYYGSLGFSGCSYLSIFPNTMLTAHRSLKISSIATSPNYKKLVDINTVGTITSTAIFDSTGCPIFTGYCDLSYSPYYNKTMVQQWIVETTGKPAIAVNDTLEYCSGDSILFKNKYYKTTTSVLDTTYSNQTICHDTLKTILIRPKQSSKKTIIKAKICDGDIYTFQNGDTSSINKNHVDINNNQCPTFWDTLETQLTVHPNYWDVRYDSLCYGFNYHFPHGFKAVNKPLIDTSYLTSSMGCDSVVVIHVKPIGQPLFKVDSICQGKTYTFQDGGTSKVPVIDTAIVSLPNGIYRWCSQRVVTQLKVTPPSYSSSYDTICSGATYNFISGRQSRVSVIDTSLLQTQGSCDLQVITHLTVSPPKPETIQSPNICQGQYYIFPNGDTTYVAKVDTSLLTTANGCDSTVVTTLSVLPTYYRSDKPIICSGNFYIFPNGDTSSINRNHLSYLTSIHGCDSIIETHLLVNPSYQIKDSVHICHNDSYTLPDGSIVSSDGTYTSSFSTQKGCDSIIETTLTVRTLQSSTVQDSICQGSVYTFPKGNTSQMATIDSAIFQNQYGCDSLIITHLNVISLDTSVTQNHFTLTVNDTTAQGYQWINCQRDSVILNAQNRQFEVTANGSYAVVLKKGACVDTSKCIVIENVGISSVSSQGNIRIYPNPTSGNLYLDWGVKAAETQVQILNSLGQVVWMDEYRDTQVILMELGQLPEGNYVLKAVGDQGTAEVFKLRINPPH from the coding sequence ATGAACAAGTTAACCATCATCTTTACCGTTTTACTATTTCTGGATTTTACAGCTGGAGCTCAGGTTTTACCCAAAATAGTTTCGGTGAAAACCACGAAAAAAGCGGATTGCGTTGGTGTTGGAGCCACCATTGAAGTAACCTTAACAGACACCTTATCATCATTTTGGACGGGATTGAATGTGCATCTCGGAACAAACACTAACAATTCTGAACGCTCTGGTACCTCAACTTATCTGGGCAATAAGAAATACCAGATTACCGGAGTAAATGTCTTTCCATTGCAAATGTTATCCGCCATTGTAGAGGCCAATAATGGTTGGGGGACATATGGTGGATTATCATCTTCATCTTGCCCGAGTTCGCAGTTCTGTTTTCCACACGAATTTTATATTGAATCCGAGGTTTTATATATTGGTAAAGGTCAGATGGCTGGTGCGGCAGTGCCTGGTAAGGTGACTTTGGAACTGTGCAGGAATGGCGATTCAGCAAAGGTATTGACCAATTTACCAGGCAAGGCTCCCTATTATTATGGATCGTTGGGGTTTTCTGGCTGTTCTTATCTCTCAATCTTTCCTAACACTATGCTTACCGCTCATCGCAGTCTAAAAATATCCTCGATTGCTACCTCCCCCAACTACAAAAAATTGGTTGACATAAACACGGTGGGAACCATAACGAGTACCGCTATATTTGACAGCACCGGTTGCCCGATTTTTACCGGGTACTGTGATTTAAGTTACTCACCTTATTACAATAAAACCATGGTTCAACAATGGATTGTTGAAACCACGGGCAAGCCAGCCATTGCGGTAAACGATACTCTGGAATATTGTTCAGGAGATAGTATTTTGTTTAAGAATAAATACTACAAGACCACAACTTCTGTCTTGGACACTACCTATAGTAATCAAACGATCTGCCATGATACCCTTAAAACCATTTTAATCAGACCTAAGCAGAGCTCTAAAAAAACAATAATTAAGGCAAAGATTTGTGACGGAGATATCTACACTTTCCAAAATGGAGACACTTCTTCCATAAATAAAAATCATGTTGATATTAATAACAACCAATGCCCCACCTTTTGGGATACATTGGAAACCCAATTGACAGTACATCCAAACTATTGGGATGTACGGTACGATTCGCTTTGCTATGGATTCAATTACCATTTTCCCCATGGATTCAAGGCTGTTAATAAACCCCTCATTGATACCAGTTATTTAACTAGCTCCATGGGGTGTGATAGTGTTGTTGTGATCCATGTTAAGCCCATTGGCCAGCCATTGTTTAAGGTCGATTCTATATGCCAGGGTAAAACCTATACTTTTCAGGATGGCGGTACCTCTAAAGTGCCTGTTATTGATACCGCTATTGTTTCTTTACCAAATGGAATATATCGCTGGTGTTCGCAGAGAGTTGTAACGCAATTGAAGGTTACTCCGCCTTCTTATTCTTCTTCTTACGATACGATTTGTAGCGGGGCAACCTATAATTTCATAAGTGGGAGGCAGTCTAGAGTTTCGGTGATAGATACAAGTTTGTTGCAGACTCAAGGATCTTGTGATTTACAGGTTATAACCCATTTAACAGTCTCACCACCAAAACCCGAAACTATTCAAAGTCCCAATATTTGCCAGGGGCAGTACTATATTTTTCCAAATGGAGATACTACCTATGTAGCCAAGGTAGATACGAGTTTACTCACTACGGCTAATGGGTGTGATAGTACCGTTGTTACTACGTTAAGTGTACTACCAACGTATTATCGATCTGACAAACCAATAATCTGTTCGGGGAATTTCTACATCTTTCCTAATGGAGATACTTCTTCCATAAATCGAAATCATCTTAGCTACCTCACCAGTATTCATGGTTGTGACAGCATCATTGAGACCCATCTTTTGGTTAACCCTTCCTACCAAATAAAGGACTCGGTGCATATCTGTCACAATGATTCATACACCCTTCCCGATGGATCTATTGTGTCATCAGATGGTACCTATACTTCCAGCTTTTCAACCCAAAAAGGTTGTGACAGCATTATTGAAACCACATTGACTGTGCGGACCTTGCAGAGTTCTACGGTTCAGGATTCCATTTGCCAGGGTAGTGTGTATACCTTTCCCAAAGGAAATACGTCTCAAATGGCGACCATTGATTCTGCGATTTTTCAAAATCAATATGGATGTGATAGCTTGATTATCACACATCTTAATGTTATTTCATTGGATACATCGGTTACCCAAAACCATTTCACTTTAACAGTGAATGACACTACGGCTCAAGGATATCAGTGGATCAATTGCCAGCGGGATAGTGTGATTTTAAATGCTCAAAATCGACAATTTGAAGTTACGGCAAATGGCAGTTACGCAGTAGTGCTGAAAAAAGGAGCTTGTGTTGATACATCCAAATGTATTGTTATTGAAAACGTAGGCATCTCTTCGGTTAGTAGTCAAGGAAATATTCGTATTTACCCGAATCCCACCTCTGGAAATCTTTATCTGGATTGGGGGGTGAAGGCGGCTGAAACTCAGGTTCAAATATTGAATTCTTTGGGGCAGGTAGTATGGATGGATGAATATAGAGATACTCAAGTTATACTTATGGAATTGGGGCAATTGCCAGAGGGTAATTATGTATTAAAAGCAGTTGGAGATCAAGGGACGGCAGAGGTATTCAAATTGCGTATAAACCCTCCCCATTGA